One part of the Enterococcus sp. DIV1094 genome encodes these proteins:
- a CDS encoding sugar ABC transporter permease: MKKFSTSAKFQRRLSHFFTYVFLILLSIIIIYPLLITASTAFKSGNIAAFSLDLTGDWTLDNFSRLFNETLYGTWYKNTLIISVLTMVIQVTVVTLAGYTYSRYRFIGRKSSLMFFLVIQMVPTMAALTAFYVMAFLLGALDRYWFLTMIYIGGGIPMNTWLMKGYFDTVPIDLDESAKLDGAGHFRIFGQIVLPLVKPMIAVQALWAFMGPFGDFMLARFLLRTPENQTVAVGLQTFISDVTNQRVSLFAAGAILIAVPICLLFFFLQKNFVTGLTSGGTKG, from the coding sequence ATGAAAAAATTTAGTACAAGTGCTAAGTTCCAACGGAGACTTTCGCATTTTTTCACTTATGTATTTTTGATCCTATTATCGATCATTATCATCTATCCGTTATTGATCACGGCAAGTACTGCCTTCAAATCAGGAAATATCGCAGCCTTTAGTTTAGATCTAACCGGTGATTGGACGTTGGATAACTTTTCTCGATTATTCAACGAAACACTTTATGGTACTTGGTATAAGAACACCTTGATCATTTCTGTGTTGACAATGGTCATTCAAGTAACGGTCGTCACACTTGCCGGCTACACGTATAGTCGTTACCGTTTCATCGGACGAAAATCGAGCTTGATGTTCTTTCTAGTGATCCAAATGGTGCCAACAATGGCAGCATTGACCGCCTTTTACGTGATGGCCTTTCTACTAGGTGCCTTAGACCGTTACTGGTTCTTGACGATGATTTATATCGGTGGCGGGATCCCGATGAATACATGGTTAATGAAAGGGTACTTCGATACAGTACCAATCGATTTAGATGAATCAGCAAAACTAGATGGTGCTGGTCATTTTAGGATTTTCGGACAGATCGTCTTGCCATTAGTGAAGCCAATGATCGCCGTTCAAGCGCTTTGGGCATTCATGGGACCATTCGGTGACTTCATGTTGGCACGTTTCCTCCTTCGTACACCAGAAAACCAAACAGTTGCTGTTGGGTTACAAACGTTTATCTCTGATGTGACCAACCAACGTGTTTCACTGTTTGCGGCAGGAGCGATTTTGATTGCTGTTCCAATTTGTTTATTGTTCTTCTTTTTACAAAAAAACTTTGTGACCGGACTGACATCAGGCGGTACCAAAGGTTAG